In Pseudoalteromonas marina, a genomic segment contains:
- a CDS encoding GGDEF domain-containing protein yields the protein MHEHSNNPERKLIVRFFSSIGFIATLVMGCIALTNSDYFLFFTLICSSLIYAWALSVYKNLEKSASAILYNLYALMIYLVLTGGAQGTGPIWIFIVSPVTFSIRGLKRGIVDIVLFLLAVILAFYCAHTFSIYNYLPDQFPYRVIFSFIIVAMLSGFYENSREKYNQKILALSKKNELLATIDPLTGLPNRRFTMNKLSEFKLALTKEQTPFVLILCDVDNFKKVNDEYGHSFGDEALIHLANILKQHIPNNAVASRWGGEEFLIAIPNVFNAKGVEISNKIHAALKQFPVNTSFASLSLTISMGVVQSHESDSIDIDIKRADELLYKAKEQGKNRTCSE from the coding sequence ATGCATGAACATTCAAATAATCCAGAAAGAAAACTAATAGTTAGATTTTTCTCATCAATAGGCTTTATAGCAACCTTGGTGATGGGCTGCATTGCATTGACCAACAGCGATTATTTTTTATTTTTTACCTTAATATGTTCTTCGCTAATTTACGCATGGGCGCTTAGTGTTTATAAAAACCTTGAAAAGTCAGCTAGTGCTATCCTATATAACCTTTATGCATTGATGATTTACCTTGTTTTAACTGGAGGCGCGCAGGGAACCGGTCCGATTTGGATATTCATAGTTTCGCCAGTCACATTTTCAATTAGAGGCTTAAAGCGCGGTATCGTTGATATTGTTTTGTTTTTATTAGCGGTTATATTAGCTTTTTATTGTGCGCATACCTTTAGTATTTATAACTATCTACCGGATCAATTTCCCTATCGAGTTATATTTTCATTTATTATTGTCGCAATGTTGAGTGGCTTTTATGAAAACTCAAGGGAAAAATACAATCAAAAAATATTAGCACTGAGTAAAAAAAATGAACTGTTGGCGACTATTGACCCTTTAACGGGGTTACCAAACAGACGCTTTACAATGAATAAGCTTAGTGAATTTAAATTAGCGCTCACGAAGGAGCAAACACCGTTTGTACTTATTTTGTGCGATGTAGACAACTTTAAAAAAGTTAACGACGAGTACGGGCATAGTTTTGGTGATGAAGCGCTCATACACTTAGCTAATATTTTAAAGCAACATATTCCTAATAATGCCGTTGCATCACGCTGGGGCGGGGAAGAGTTTTTGATTGCAATTCCTAATGTATTTAACGCAAAGGGCGTAGAAATCTCAAATAAAATACATGCCGCGCTAAAACAATTTCCGGTTAATACATCTTTTGCGAGCTTAAGCTTAACGATTAGTATGGGGGTTGTTCAATCCCATGAAAGCGATTCTATAGACATTGATATCAAGCGCGCAGATGAATTGCTTTATAAAGCTAAAGAGCAAGGTAAAAATAGGACTTGCTCAGAGTAG